A portion of the Corynebacterium ammoniagenes DSM 20306 genome contains these proteins:
- a CDS encoding DIP1281 family NlpC/P60 protein, with amino-acid sequence MATTSSKRTHRMRAAIAAVACTLSVSLISTTTPAIAQEDTSAMAKIQDVLDGNVSVSSLAGAIADIQEEIARLEGELGEFRERANQALVDLQDARNLSEQARRGTVTARSELDDAQVEVEGAQEKLDEISRSAYRRANTSESVTSAAGGDAREDMLTRQSYLRSQAEKQQGTVTELERVRTEKSNKESQLRKAEQLAVEREANAESAEDEARAALEENQQRVSEISSEHDQMLALQKEAQAALSSARGEEPSSSETPGTSGTSGSEDVNPSESAASQSPSAEAKTTQETTEESEAATETSTSSDAAASEPSETETSETSSQEPTSSSAVQNYSANAAAAGEVEPQAQAPETSSDQSSSVPSPSGNQGSSIDGEQAAQLAGLAVGAAAAIVAASQPAHSLEANGAASSAAPDQATTDAVAAGSSALFPQQGPAPQDDLSSELGGVLEELPTSSTVEDAASAELGDASRSEKIEAVIARAESQIGVPYAWGGGDANGPTKGIRDGGVADSFGDYNKVGFDCSGLMIYAFAGVGLSLPHFTGYQYNQGERISPQEMERGDLIFYGPNGNHHVAIYLGDGMMLEAPQSGQTVTKSPVRWSGMSEYAVRLI; translated from the coding sequence GTGGCCACCACTTCGTCAAAACGCACGCATCGTATGCGCGCAGCTATAGCTGCTGTCGCGTGTACGCTCAGCGTTTCATTGATTTCCACAACGACCCCCGCCATCGCCCAAGAAGACACATCCGCAATGGCAAAGATCCAGGATGTTTTGGACGGCAACGTTTCGGTCTCTTCGCTGGCTGGCGCCATTGCTGACATCCAAGAAGAAATTGCCCGGTTGGAAGGTGAGCTCGGGGAATTCCGCGAGCGCGCCAACCAAGCGTTGGTAGATCTCCAGGATGCCCGAAACCTTTCCGAACAAGCACGGCGCGGAACTGTCACCGCGCGCAGTGAGCTGGACGATGCCCAGGTCGAGGTTGAAGGAGCTCAAGAAAAACTAGATGAGATCTCCCGGTCGGCCTACCGCCGTGCCAACACCTCCGAGTCTGTCACAAGTGCTGCGGGCGGAGATGCTCGTGAGGACATGTTGACCCGCCAGAGCTACCTGCGGTCCCAAGCGGAAAAGCAACAGGGTACCGTTACCGAGCTTGAGCGCGTGCGTACCGAGAAGTCCAATAAAGAATCGCAACTGCGCAAGGCTGAGCAATTGGCCGTAGAGCGTGAAGCCAATGCTGAATCAGCTGAGGATGAGGCTCGCGCCGCGTTGGAAGAAAACCAACAACGCGTCAGCGAAATCTCCAGCGAGCATGATCAAATGCTCGCTCTACAAAAAGAAGCTCAGGCAGCGCTCTCTAGTGCTCGCGGCGAAGAACCTTCCTCGTCTGAGACTCCCGGCACCTCCGGCACATCTGGCTCGGAAGACGTTAACCCGTCAGAGTCTGCGGCTTCTCAATCTCCATCTGCGGAGGCTAAAACCACGCAGGAAACAACGGAAGAATCAGAAGCAGCCACTGAAACATCGACAAGCAGCGATGCCGCGGCTTCTGAACCTTCTGAGACAGAGACCTCCGAGACGAGCTCCCAGGAGCCGACGTCATCGTCTGCCGTGCAGAATTACTCCGCCAACGCAGCTGCTGCTGGGGAAGTAGAGCCACAGGCTCAAGCCCCAGAAACCAGCAGCGACCAGTCCAGCTCGGTGCCTTCTCCGTCCGGTAACCAGGGAAGCAGCATCGACGGCGAGCAGGCCGCGCAGCTAGCAGGTCTTGCAGTAGGTGCCGCAGCAGCAATCGTCGCGGCTTCCCAGCCAGCCCACTCCCTGGAAGCTAATGGTGCTGCGAGCTCCGCTGCGCCAGATCAGGCTACTACTGATGCCGTGGCGGCCGGTAGTAGTGCTCTTTTCCCTCAGCAGGGACCTGCTCCCCAAGATGACCTTTCCTCAGAGCTCGGTGGCGTGCTGGAAGAACTTCCAACCTCCAGCACGGTAGAAGACGCAGCGTCCGCTGAGCTTGGCGATGCCTCACGCAGCGAGAAGATCGAAGCCGTTATTGCCCGAGCAGAGTCACAGATTGGCGTTCCTTATGCTTGGGGTGGCGGCGATGCCAATGGCCCCACCAAGGGCATTCGTGATGGCGGCGTGGCTGACTCCTTCGGTGATTACAACAAGGTTGGCTTCGACTGCTCGGGCCTGATGATCTACGCCTTTGCCGGCGTGGGCTTGAGCCTGCCGCACTTTACCGGCTATCAGTACAACCAAGGCGAGCGCATTAGTCCGCAAGAGATGGAACGCGGCGACCTCATCTTCTATGGCCCTAATGGCAACCACCACG
- a CDS encoding DUF6676 family protein — protein MVPEGIDVADLSAQLSEDGVAFSNPELAHDADVQAPIEAALQDSHGIAVVDVYPQRLADARDIAQELQDATGLDTVIVQTVRNVSAVSDTYPRATLESVQGDIPQGMNQVALLDQFYTGVDPFGLPWPLIVAAICILIAGCGILAFKTATGSKV, from the coding sequence ATGGTCCCGGAGGGAATTGACGTAGCCGACCTCTCTGCGCAGCTAAGTGAAGATGGGGTCGCTTTTTCCAACCCCGAACTCGCGCACGACGCAGATGTCCAGGCCCCGATCGAGGCCGCACTCCAAGACTCCCACGGCATCGCCGTGGTTGATGTCTACCCACAGCGCTTAGCCGATGCTCGCGACATTGCTCAAGAACTTCAGGACGCAACCGGGCTGGACACCGTTATCGTGCAGACCGTTCGTAACGTTTCGGCAGTCAGTGATACCTACCCACGTGCAACTCTCGAATCGGTGCAGGGCGATATTCCGCAAGGGATGAATCAAGTAGCACTCCTTGACCAATTCTATACCGGGGTAGATCCCTTTGGTCTTCCATGGCCACTTATCGTCGCCGCAATCTGCATCCTGATTGCCGGCTGCGGCATTCTTGCGTTTAAAACAGCTACCGGAAGTAAAGTCTAA